One window of Agrobacterium vitis genomic DNA carries:
- a CDS encoding hydantoinase B/oxoprolinase family protein has protein sequence MDAVRTAIMSNRFNAIVEEASAAVYRTAHTTFVKLVQDYQCAIATAEGDMFAYPVQSGVNVFVGSPIRPTLDAIGRENLKPGDIVITNDPFATDGLVTHLMDITLLYPIFHNEKLIAVGWAFVHASDIGGAVPGSISPAFTEVFQEGLRVRPVKLYEGGVLNTVIRSIYEDNSRIPTELWGDIQAMISGLKSMDRRIGELCDRYGVESVEKGMNDVISYAESKAHAVIETIPDGIYMFSDYLEGISEGQLAYFSATMTVRGGEIEVDFSGTDPQMAAAYNLVTGASTHPYIIQCLYAYILTADPLTPRNSGILRAINAHAPRGTVLNAVYPASGGSRAASATRAYDLILGCLNQALPDGLAAADSGNAGVIVVSAPDPRTGRDRVNVVNTIHGGGGARKKCDGVDGTAVRYSQRSVPVEIIEVETSLVMQAIKIVPNSRRAGRYVGGAAIEMDIENVAHRAVMTVRNMNRFVFAPWGFNGGEQGKLGQTIVNPGRPDERSIGKISVLELRQNEVVRIISPCGGGFGDPFERESEAIALEIENGMLSEDRARDVYGVVFDVDGHIDAGATAKNRRAKRKSASAGFTFCAERQRHDHVWPDPVRRKLASLAMSFEQRVRSQLVGNIHNEMLSQGATVDEENLRRIVREDGERLSGKAVAS, from the coding sequence ATGGACGCCGTTAGAACAGCTATTATGAGCAACCGCTTCAACGCTATCGTTGAGGAGGCTTCTGCTGCGGTATATAGAACCGCGCACACAACATTCGTGAAACTTGTCCAAGACTATCAATGCGCGATCGCGACCGCTGAAGGGGACATGTTTGCTTATCCGGTGCAGTCTGGCGTCAACGTCTTTGTCGGCTCACCGATCCGACCGACACTCGACGCGATCGGTCGCGAGAACCTCAAGCCGGGTGATATCGTCATTACGAACGATCCCTTCGCAACGGACGGGCTCGTCACGCATCTGATGGATATCACGCTTCTCTATCCGATTTTTCACAACGAGAAACTAATTGCCGTCGGCTGGGCCTTCGTCCACGCATCCGACATCGGCGGAGCAGTGCCTGGTAGTATTTCTCCCGCTTTTACTGAGGTTTTCCAGGAGGGGCTTCGGGTACGGCCGGTGAAGCTATACGAAGGGGGCGTGCTCAACACGGTCATCCGATCGATCTATGAGGATAACAGCCGGATCCCGACCGAGCTGTGGGGTGATATTCAGGCCATGATCTCAGGTCTGAAAAGCATGGACCGAAGGATTGGCGAATTGTGCGACCGCTACGGCGTGGAGAGCGTTGAAAAGGGAATGAACGACGTTATCAGTTATGCGGAATCTAAGGCCCACGCGGTGATCGAGACGATCCCTGACGGCATCTACATGTTCTCGGATTACCTTGAGGGCATTTCAGAGGGGCAGCTTGCCTATTTCTCCGCGACAATGACGGTACGTGGCGGTGAGATTGAAGTTGATTTTTCTGGGACTGACCCTCAAATGGCTGCGGCTTATAATCTGGTTACGGGAGCAAGTACGCACCCTTACATCATTCAGTGCCTATACGCATATATTCTGACGGCTGATCCGCTCACCCCGCGGAATTCGGGGATTCTTCGTGCAATCAATGCGCATGCCCCCCGCGGTACTGTGCTTAATGCCGTATACCCGGCGTCCGGTGGTTCACGCGCCGCGTCGGCTACCCGTGCATATGACCTCATCCTTGGCTGCTTGAATCAGGCACTCCCCGACGGTCTGGCCGCAGCCGATTCGGGCAATGCCGGTGTCATCGTTGTTTCGGCTCCGGATCCGCGAACGGGTCGTGACCGGGTGAATGTCGTCAACACGATTCATGGTGGTGGTGGTGCGCGCAAGAAATGCGACGGAGTAGATGGGACAGCAGTACGCTATTCCCAGCGTAGCGTTCCCGTCGAGATTATCGAGGTCGAAACGTCTCTCGTCATGCAAGCCATCAAAATCGTTCCGAACAGCCGCAGGGCCGGCCGTTACGTGGGCGGAGCTGCCATTGAAATGGATATCGAAAATGTTGCACACCGAGCGGTCATGACGGTTCGAAACATGAACCGTTTCGTGTTTGCGCCCTGGGGCTTCAACGGCGGTGAACAGGGAAAGCTCGGGCAGACAATCGTCAATCCCGGGCGGCCTGACGAACGCTCCATTGGGAAAATTTCCGTCCTCGAACTTCGACAGAATGAAGTGGTTCGCATTATCAGCCCATGCGGGGGAGGATTCGGCGATCCGTTTGAGCGCGAAAGTGAGGCGATCGCGCTTGAGATCGAAAACGGCATGTTGTCCGAAGACCGTGCCAGAGATGTGTATGGTGTCGTCTTCGACGTCGATGGGCATATAGACGCCGGTGCCACTGCGAAGAACCGTCGCGCCAAGAGGAAGAGTGCTAGCGCCGGCTTCACTTTTTGCGCCGAGCGTCAGCGGCATGATCACGTTTGGCCGGATCCGGTGAGACGGAAACTTGCTTCGTTGGCGATGTCGTTTGAACAGCGCGTTCGCAGTCAGCTTGTTGGCAACATTCACAACGAGATGCTGTCGCAAGGGGCTACCGTCGATGAGGAAAATCTACGTCGGATCGTCCGGGAGGATGGCGAGCGTCTTTCTGGAAAAGCAGTCGCATCCTGA
- a CDS encoding hydantoinase/oxoprolinase family protein has translation MLRIGVDIGGTFTDFCGWREGETEVISLKVPSTPPAFENGFRQGFERLLDRLKPAENEAALVMHGTTVSTNAVIERKGPKIAFFVTKGYRDLLELQRMGVRNPLNIFERRTKPLIERAMVFEVDERLVRGGTVRHEVNETEVEDLARKAVEAGAVGFAVALLHSYANPEHERRVAAAIRRVVGSDVEVSVSSEIWPRIGEYERAIVSVLNAFVRKRMNEYIGAVEDYVAGRLPGSQLFVTRSNGGAMAASEARHYPVHTLLSGPASGVTAVQYLGKALGERNILTMDMGGTSTDISLLRDGEALTSNSAEVGDFPVVMPVTGIEAIGAGGGSIAKIDGGVLRIGPTSAGSYPGPACFSRGGNDPTLTDAYILAGYLPDVLLGGEMKLDKDAARRAMAPIAEALNTDTLSAADMCVAVASSNMVAGVLPYLARQGVDPEDLTLLVYGGAGAIQGPLLAAELGIKRVLVPSTPSVFCALGGLVSELSHDVMETVHGQDVDGFVIASKFRALREKAEDWLTRQSSSDRLISTTFECWAEMRYLGQSFQIDVRLPDVSINQADLSAMEDVFHQEHERIYSHADRGATVEFVDLRMRVKGAMSIPEPVAPKSTIAGDAVKSTRPMRFQGRLYEAVNVYERARLATDQNVIGPAVIEQAEATIVVPPEFTASVGPFGAIFLTRS, from the coding sequence ATGCTGAGAATTGGCGTAGACATCGGTGGCACGTTTACGGACTTCTGCGGGTGGCGCGAGGGTGAAACAGAAGTGATAAGCCTCAAAGTCCCTTCAACGCCGCCTGCTTTCGAAAACGGATTCCGGCAAGGCTTCGAGCGCTTATTGGATCGGCTGAAACCCGCGGAGAATGAAGCCGCCTTGGTGATGCATGGCACGACGGTCAGCACCAATGCCGTGATCGAGCGGAAAGGACCGAAGATCGCATTCTTCGTCACCAAGGGCTATCGAGACCTCCTCGAACTGCAGCGCATGGGTGTCCGCAATCCGTTGAACATCTTCGAGAGGCGCACAAAGCCGTTGATCGAACGTGCGATGGTCTTCGAGGTCGATGAGCGGTTGGTCCGCGGCGGAACTGTCCGGCACGAGGTCAATGAAACCGAGGTCGAGGACCTGGCTCGTAAGGCTGTGGAAGCGGGTGCAGTGGGTTTTGCCGTCGCTCTCCTTCATAGTTATGCCAATCCCGAACACGAACGCCGCGTCGCCGCCGCCATCCGCCGCGTGGTAGGTTCCGATGTGGAGGTAAGCGTTTCGAGCGAAATCTGGCCACGCATCGGCGAGTACGAGAGAGCGATTGTCAGCGTCTTGAATGCGTTCGTGCGGAAGCGCATGAACGAATACATCGGCGCAGTCGAGGACTACGTTGCAGGCCGTCTCCCTGGGTCACAACTCTTCGTGACCCGATCGAACGGTGGTGCAATGGCCGCGAGCGAAGCTCGCCATTATCCAGTCCACACCCTGCTGTCGGGTCCGGCCTCCGGCGTCACGGCCGTGCAGTATCTTGGAAAGGCACTTGGGGAAAGAAACATCCTGACCATGGATATGGGAGGGACCAGCACCGACATCTCTCTGCTTCGTGATGGTGAGGCGCTCACCTCCAACTCCGCTGAGGTCGGAGACTTTCCAGTCGTGATGCCAGTCACGGGCATTGAGGCAATTGGTGCTGGAGGAGGATCAATCGCCAAGATCGATGGTGGTGTCCTACGGATCGGACCCACGAGTGCAGGCTCTTATCCCGGCCCTGCGTGCTTCTCGCGTGGTGGTAACGATCCGACACTTACGGACGCCTATATTCTAGCGGGCTATCTGCCTGACGTTCTTCTGGGCGGGGAGATGAAGCTCGACAAAGACGCCGCTCGCAGAGCAATGGCTCCGATTGCCGAGGCGCTGAACACGGATACATTGAGCGCTGCCGATATGTGCGTGGCCGTAGCCAGTTCAAACATGGTAGCGGGCGTACTGCCGTATCTCGCACGGCAAGGGGTTGACCCAGAGGACTTGACACTATTGGTCTACGGAGGAGCGGGTGCAATCCAGGGCCCGCTGCTCGCCGCCGAATTGGGTATAAAGCGGGTATTGGTTCCGAGCACACCATCGGTGTTTTGCGCCTTGGGTGGTCTCGTGTCCGAGCTTAGTCATGACGTCATGGAAACCGTACATGGACAAGATGTCGATGGGTTCGTCATCGCATCCAAATTTCGAGCCCTTCGCGAAAAGGCAGAGGATTGGTTGACGCGGCAGTCGTCGTCCGACCGGCTCATTTCGACCACGTTCGAGTGCTGGGCCGAAATGCGCTATCTCGGCCAATCATTCCAAATCGATGTTCGACTGCCGGATGTTTCGATTAACCAAGCCGACCTCAGTGCAATGGAAGATGTCTTCCATCAGGAACATGAGCGCATCTATAGCCACGCCGACAGGGGAGCGACAGTGGAGTTCGTTGACCTGCGCATGCGGGTTAAGGGCGCCATGTCAATTCCTGAGCCGGTTGCACCAAAGTCTACAATCGCCGGCGACGCCGTGAAGAGTACCCGTCCGATGCGCTTCCAAGGCAGATTGTACGAGGCCGTTAACGTCTACGAGAGAGCACGCCTTGCAACCGATCAGAACGTAATCGGTCCCGCGGTGATCGAACAGGCCGAAGCCACGATCGTTGTGCCTCCTGAATTCACTGCAAGCGTCGGTCCTTTCGGCGCAATTTTCCTGACCCGGAGCTAA
- a CDS encoding MmgE/PrpD family protein produces the protein MPIEQNASLKLVSHVIRYRDQELDEAVRRRSGLCLLDSLACFFAGLSLPHFAQSAAAARSSFLGNGGDVRAQPSPFMMAYVYGQAANALDFDDTLHGHPGSPIVGALLAAGATRNLSLDRILRGIAAGYDAHWILAEGAAPSKERASVVRSIGVFDTVAASIGVLVALGASNEVIERVIGVALPHSILPYVAKWYERPVPAMKNNMGWVAAGAILSANLALAGQTGVTCPLDGDTAMWRMAGSDQWFIDDHFHDSPAVLRTGFKPYPGCWHTQEILKAFAELLEEIDEGDEIVEIIISGPADVEKFCDPCISGPADIAFSLPALFERMASRLEPGPLWDHLDEGSFTGVFRYERSDTRNLSLLTRKGRELKSSIPVSVESDLAPWGLNDEGVIAKFSRFADLELRDDLLPALSLKSPSNLESIPGITYRSIMTAANRVLEA, from the coding sequence ATGCCGATTGAGCAAAATGCGTCGCTGAAACTGGTGTCCCACGTGATCCGATACCGGGACCAAGAATTGGACGAAGCTGTACGGCGGCGTTCAGGGCTTTGTCTCCTGGACAGTCTGGCTTGCTTTTTTGCAGGTCTTTCACTGCCACATTTCGCTCAGTCTGCTGCGGCCGCTAGGAGTAGTTTCCTTGGCAACGGCGGCGACGTGAGGGCGCAACCGTCGCCATTCATGATGGCTTATGTCTATGGACAAGCGGCGAATGCACTTGATTTTGATGACACGTTGCACGGCCATCCTGGATCACCCATTGTGGGGGCCCTCTTGGCTGCGGGCGCCACTCGGAATTTATCCCTTGATCGTATTCTTCGTGGTATCGCCGCCGGCTATGACGCCCACTGGATTTTGGCAGAAGGTGCCGCACCCTCGAAGGAAAGAGCGTCTGTTGTCCGATCCATCGGTGTCTTCGACACAGTGGCGGCAAGTATTGGAGTTCTCGTTGCGCTTGGCGCAAGCAACGAAGTTATCGAACGGGTGATTGGCGTCGCATTGCCCCACTCTATCCTGCCCTATGTGGCTAAGTGGTATGAGCGACCGGTCCCGGCTATGAAGAACAACATGGGTTGGGTCGCCGCAGGCGCCATATTATCCGCGAACCTTGCTTTAGCAGGCCAGACTGGCGTCACATGTCCCCTGGACGGTGACACGGCCATGTGGCGAATGGCCGGTTCAGACCAATGGTTTATCGACGATCATTTTCATGACTCGCCGGCGGTGCTGCGAACAGGTTTCAAGCCCTATCCTGGATGCTGGCACACACAAGAAATCCTGAAAGCGTTCGCAGAGCTTTTGGAAGAAATCGATGAGGGCGACGAGATTGTTGAGATCATCATCTCTGGCCCCGCTGACGTGGAGAAATTTTGTGATCCATGCATCTCCGGACCCGCAGATATCGCTTTCAGCCTTCCCGCACTCTTTGAGCGAATGGCTTCGCGGCTGGAACCCGGGCCGCTGTGGGATCATCTCGATGAAGGATCGTTCACCGGCGTTTTCCGCTACGAGAGGTCGGACACCCGGAACTTGAGTCTACTGACGCGCAAGGGAAGAGAATTGAAAAGTTCTATCCCGGTCAGCGTGGAATCGGACCTCGCTCCATGGGGACTGAACGATGAAGGGGTTATCGCAAAATTCAGCCGCTTCGCCGATCTTGAACTGCGAGACGATCTGCTTCCGGCACTCTCCTTAAAATCTCCATCGAACCTGGAAAGCATACCTGGCATCACGTATCGATCAATCATGACAGCGGCAAATCGCGTCTTGGAAGCTTAG
- a CDS encoding ABC transporter permease — MEEPRAIEVPSNWSLSGRWRLILPAALLALIVGAACFASVVAPYDPYAQDLTARLLPPVWQSGGTVQHLLGTDDLGRDVLSRILYGAQVSLSVGVLAVICRLVSGVLIGLVAGYYGGPVRTFLMRLGDIQLALPALVLAIGIIAALGPSARNVVIVLAVAGWVLYARLVVSQVLIVRHQDFIASAKLLGASDIRILWKHLLPNVVPTVIVFASLDLGLMMLTEGSLSFIGLGVQPPQPSWGGMAAEGRALIGTAWWIATLPGAALVLTVALVNILGEQLRDHLDPRLDATRSH, encoded by the coding sequence ATGGAAGAGCCTCGCGCAATTGAAGTCCCGTCCAACTGGTCGCTCAGCGGTCGTTGGCGATTGATTTTACCTGCGGCGCTGCTGGCGCTGATCGTCGGTGCTGCTTGCTTCGCCTCAGTAGTTGCCCCTTACGATCCGTACGCGCAGGACCTGACCGCGCGCCTCTTACCGCCGGTTTGGCAAAGTGGCGGGACGGTCCAGCACCTTCTCGGTACCGACGACCTCGGACGGGATGTCTTGAGCCGAATCCTCTACGGTGCGCAGGTTTCATTGAGCGTGGGCGTGCTTGCCGTCATTTGTCGGCTCGTATCCGGCGTACTGATCGGATTGGTTGCCGGATACTACGGAGGTCCGGTGCGGACCTTCCTCATGCGTCTCGGCGACATTCAATTGGCATTGCCGGCGCTGGTTCTCGCCATTGGCATTATCGCTGCGCTCGGCCCAAGCGCCCGTAATGTCGTAATCGTTCTGGCCGTCGCCGGCTGGGTCCTGTACGCACGCCTCGTGGTCAGCCAAGTCCTCATTGTACGCCATCAAGACTTCATCGCCAGCGCGAAGCTTTTGGGCGCTTCAGACATCCGCATTCTTTGGAAACATCTTCTGCCCAACGTTGTGCCAACGGTGATCGTGTTTGCCAGCCTTGACCTTGGATTGATGATGCTCACTGAAGGGTCTCTCTCCTTTATTGGTCTGGGTGTGCAGCCACCGCAACCGTCATGGGGAGGAATGGCGGCTGAAGGCCGGGCGCTGATTGGAACGGCGTGGTGGATCGCGACCTTGCCGGGTGCAGCGCTGGTGCTGACGGTTGCGCTCGTCAATATCCTTGGCGAACAGCTTCGAGACCATCTGGATCCTCGCCTCGACGCAACACGCAGTCACTAA
- a CDS encoding ABC transporter permease: MLNPFIKRIVFSVLVILGISAITFGLMHIAGDPAVLLSSHDATPDEIQAFRVANGFDRPIVVQYFDWLWHAAQGDLGVSFRSKGSALAIVLAALPRTLLLIGCALAISTIVGVLVGSLAAVFRGSIFDRCVIVGSVLIQSLPTFWLGIVLLLIFSATLRWLPTSGFRSPIYLVLPAVTLAAFQVGTFARIARSSMLEVLDSDFVRTARAKGASSYSVVFGHAFPNAALPIITVIGLQLGGLYGGAIVTETVFGWPGVNTVALSAISSRDMPVIQAYVIVVGVLVVLTNLVIDAIYGMLDPRAKLGAH; this comes from the coding sequence ATGCTCAACCCATTCATAAAGCGAATAGTATTTAGTGTTCTCGTTATTCTAGGGATATCTGCGATCACTTTCGGGCTCATGCACATTGCGGGTGATCCTGCGGTTCTGCTGTCGAGCCATGATGCGACCCCAGACGAAATTCAGGCGTTTCGCGTCGCAAATGGCTTCGATCGGCCTATCGTTGTGCAATATTTCGATTGGTTGTGGCACGCCGCGCAGGGCGACTTGGGCGTATCCTTCCGCAGTAAGGGCTCCGCGCTGGCGATTGTGCTTGCGGCCCTCCCTCGGACCCTGCTTCTGATTGGCTGTGCCCTCGCAATCTCCACAATTGTCGGCGTCTTGGTCGGCTCGCTGGCCGCGGTTTTCCGCGGCAGCATATTTGACCGATGTGTCATCGTCGGCTCAGTGCTCATACAATCCTTGCCAACGTTCTGGTTGGGGATCGTGCTGCTTCTTATTTTCAGCGCGACGCTCCGATGGCTGCCTACTTCGGGTTTCCGGAGCCCCATCTATCTGGTCTTGCCAGCGGTTACTTTGGCGGCTTTCCAGGTCGGCACGTTCGCAAGGATCGCGCGTTCCTCAATGTTGGAGGTGCTCGACTCCGATTTTGTTCGCACGGCGCGAGCAAAGGGGGCGTCCTCCTACTCGGTGGTCTTCGGACACGCATTTCCGAATGCTGCGCTGCCGATCATCACAGTCATCGGGCTTCAACTTGGAGGACTTTATGGTGGCGCCATCGTCACTGAGACGGTTTTCGGATGGCCCGGTGTAAACACCGTCGCCCTGTCGGCAATTTCCTCCCGCGATATGCCTGTAATTCAAGCCTATGTCATCGTCGTGGGAGTGCTTGTCGTTCTGACCAATCTGGTCATCGATGCAATTTACGGCATGCTCGATCCGCGTGCAAAACTGGGAGCCCACTGA
- a CDS encoding ABC transporter substrate-binding protein produces MLKKTWLASVSVAIFALGTVPCLAQQAEACGSGERVTVNLLWPTQPASLDGNYDTLVLFSQINRNLYDGLFKLDDSMKIEPNLATGFKQLDEKTYEIALRSGVVFHDGSSFTSADVVSTFDRIATDQKLASKQRSYVSNVESVTAVDDHTVRFKLKQPDASFIGVLASIIYITPKSVIDKVGNVDFGKHPIGTGPFKFETWNQGDSVVLKANCDYWGGKPIPSEVEFRFIAEPATQISSLLSGEIDIATEVTPDLAAGLKSSSEVGVKSVNGNKAVFLSLNTLEGPLTDKRVRQALNYAIDKAAITKSLFDGRATPVGQIYAPSVFGYTKSIAPYPYDPERAKKLLQEAGFTAEKPLTLELVNYIGELNPVWQSIAAYLGKAGVNIKTKFDPNFFGDSWLQKKMAPQQMLISQNNNLLMDADFALGLTLDGPRRGIYFHGPETDAEIASARGEPDVGKRQAAYDKLNADLYDLAPVVFLYSTDATFGVNAAIDWKPRPDGAIYLAGATKK; encoded by the coding sequence ATGTTAAAGAAAACTTGGCTCGCTAGTGTGAGTGTAGCAATCTTCGCTCTCGGAACCGTACCTTGTCTAGCGCAACAAGCCGAGGCTTGTGGTTCGGGGGAACGAGTCACGGTCAATTTGCTTTGGCCGACCCAACCCGCCAGCCTTGACGGAAATTACGATACTCTTGTGCTGTTTTCCCAGATAAACCGCAACTTGTATGATGGTTTGTTCAAGCTCGACGACTCGATGAAAATTGAGCCGAACCTGGCAACAGGGTTCAAACAGCTGGACGAGAAGACATACGAGATTGCACTTCGTTCAGGCGTGGTGTTCCATGATGGATCATCTTTCACCTCAGCAGATGTGGTGTCGACATTCGACCGTATCGCAACCGACCAAAAGCTCGCATCGAAGCAACGCAGTTACGTAAGCAACGTTGAATCGGTGACTGCAGTCGATGACCACACTGTACGCTTCAAGCTGAAACAGCCAGACGCTTCGTTCATTGGAGTCCTTGCTAGCATTATTTACATCACGCCGAAATCGGTCATCGACAAGGTTGGAAATGTTGACTTTGGCAAGCATCCCATCGGCACAGGGCCTTTCAAATTCGAGACCTGGAACCAGGGCGACAGTGTTGTGCTCAAGGCCAATTGTGATTACTGGGGCGGAAAGCCGATCCCTAGCGAAGTTGAATTTCGTTTCATCGCTGAACCCGCGACGCAAATCAGCTCCCTGCTGAGTGGCGAGATCGACATCGCTACTGAAGTGACGCCCGATCTCGCCGCCGGGCTCAAATCATCTAGCGAAGTGGGTGTAAAATCCGTAAACGGCAATAAGGCCGTTTTTCTGTCTCTCAATACTCTCGAGGGACCGCTTACTGACAAGCGTGTGCGCCAGGCATTAAACTACGCCATCGATAAAGCCGCGATTACCAAATCCCTGTTTGATGGGCGTGCAACCCCGGTGGGTCAGATCTATGCCCCAAGTGTGTTCGGCTACACCAAATCGATCGCTCCTTACCCCTACGATCCCGAACGGGCGAAAAAGCTACTCCAAGAAGCTGGTTTCACTGCAGAAAAACCCCTGACACTTGAGCTTGTGAACTATATTGGCGAACTTAACCCTGTTTGGCAGAGCATTGCCGCGTACCTCGGCAAAGCCGGTGTCAACATCAAGACAAAATTCGACCCGAACTTCTTCGGGGATAGCTGGCTCCAGAAGAAGATGGCGCCGCAGCAAATGCTCATCTCGCAGAACAATAACCTGCTTATGGATGCCGATTTTGCTCTTGGGCTGACCTTGGACGGTCCGCGACGTGGCATTTATTTCCACGGGCCAGAGACCGACGCCGAAATCGCATCAGCACGCGGTGAACCCGATGTCGGCAAGCGTCAAGCTGCCTACGACAAGCTTAATGCTGACCTGTACGACCTTGCCCCAGTGGTATTTTTGTACAGCACCGACGCGACGTTCGGAGTGAATGCCGCCATTGATTGGAAGCCTCGCCCTGACGGTGCGATTTATCTGGCTGGCGCGACAAAAAAATAG
- a CDS encoding dipeptide ABC transporter ATP-binding protein translates to MLKKTQVNTVESTPLLSVQDLSVRFGWGQSEIKAVSNISFDVPFSGTVGIVGESGSGKSVTSLALTRLFPKSAKATIGGQIKFQDRDLVSMPDAELRSLRGKGISYVFQDPLSALNPVRRCGEQVAEAIRIHEPSLDAERVNNRVTELFDGLGLPRPKETMRKYPHEPSGGMRQRVMIAMALACKPSLLIADEPTTALDVIVQRQIVDLLRETIKNLGTSLLFISHDLALVSSITEQVIVMRDGKVVESGATLDVWKTPRDAYTKQLWDATPTLRAPSRPPLEVRQAPTPPSTDVFCAEGLTHSFVWGPKGKGRPFALDDVSIAARRGETVCIVGESGSGKSTFARCAVGLIAPDQGRISFDGKELVGPKANGWKTVRRDIQMVFQDPYASLNPRMKVAELVAEGLVINKLVSSRDAAQKRAVELLEMVGLQASHGDRYPHQFSGGQRQRIAIARALAVRPKLLVCDEPVTSLDVSIRAQIIKLLIDIQNQEGLTYLFITHDIALARQIGDRVVVMSKGRVVEAGAAVDVIDRPVDPYTRQLRAAVPSLPETPEEAHAAD, encoded by the coding sequence ATGCTCAAGAAAACCCAAGTAAATACCGTTGAATCTACACCCCTTTTGTCTGTTCAAGACCTTTCGGTCCGGTTCGGCTGGGGGCAATCTGAGATTAAGGCCGTCTCTAACATCAGCTTCGATGTCCCTTTCTCTGGGACTGTCGGCATTGTCGGCGAAAGCGGATCGGGCAAGTCCGTTACGTCCCTCGCGCTGACAAGGCTCTTCCCCAAATCGGCAAAGGCGACAATCGGCGGACAAATCAAGTTTCAGGATCGAGATCTTGTCAGTATGCCTGATGCCGAACTCCGTTCACTGCGCGGCAAAGGCATTTCATACGTATTTCAAGACCCTTTGTCTGCGCTCAATCCTGTTCGCCGTTGCGGAGAACAGGTTGCCGAGGCAATCCGCATTCACGAACCGTCGCTTGATGCCGAGAGGGTCAATAATCGTGTGACGGAATTGTTCGACGGTCTCGGGCTGCCGCGGCCCAAAGAAACAATGCGCAAGTATCCGCACGAACCGTCAGGTGGCATGCGCCAGCGCGTCATGATTGCGATGGCGCTCGCGTGTAAGCCTTCCCTTCTGATCGCAGACGAACCGACCACAGCCCTTGATGTCATCGTTCAAAGGCAAATCGTCGATCTTCTTCGGGAGACTATCAAGAATCTTGGCACCTCCCTTTTATTCATCAGTCACGATCTCGCGCTCGTCTCCAGCATCACGGAGCAAGTGATCGTCATGCGCGACGGCAAAGTTGTCGAAAGCGGCGCCACTTTGGATGTGTGGAAGACGCCCCGAGACGCCTATACTAAGCAGTTGTGGGACGCAACGCCGACGTTGCGCGCGCCATCACGCCCTCCGCTTGAGGTACGCCAAGCCCCGACGCCCCCATCAACCGATGTTTTCTGCGCGGAAGGCTTGACCCATTCTTTCGTGTGGGGGCCAAAGGGTAAAGGACGCCCGTTCGCTCTCGATGATGTGAGCATAGCTGCTCGACGCGGAGAGACCGTCTGTATTGTCGGAGAATCTGGAAGCGGCAAGTCGACTTTCGCACGCTGCGCTGTTGGCTTGATTGCTCCTGATCAAGGCCGTATTTCGTTCGATGGAAAAGAACTCGTTGGACCTAAGGCAAACGGGTGGAAAACAGTCCGACGCGACATTCAAATGGTGTTTCAAGACCCGTACGCGTCCCTGAATCCGAGGATGAAGGTGGCAGAACTCGTCGCCGAAGGCCTTGTGATAAACAAGCTCGTATCGTCACGGGACGCTGCGCAGAAACGTGCCGTTGAGCTGCTCGAAATGGTCGGCCTGCAGGCGTCACATGGCGACCGCTACCCTCATCAATTCTCTGGCGGTCAACGACAGCGTATAGCAATCGCGCGCGCGCTCGCCGTTCGTCCTAAATTGCTCGTGTGCGACGAACCGGTGACGTCTCTTGATGTTTCGATCAGGGCACAGATCATCAAACTTCTCATCGACATTCAGAACCAGGAAGGTCTCACATACCTTTTCATTACCCATGACATCGCTCTTGCTCGTCAGATTGGAGACAGAGTCGTCGTGATGAGCAAAGGGAGAGTCGTCGAAGCCGGTGCGGCAGTCGATGTGATCGATAGGCCCGTCGATCCCTACACACGCCAACTCAGAGCAGCTGTTCCAAGTCTTCCGGAGACGCCGGAAGAAGCACACGCGGCTGACTGA